In Phaenicophaeus curvirostris isolate KB17595 chromosome 30, BPBGC_Pcur_1.0, whole genome shotgun sequence, the genomic window ggaggctctgcagggggatcaggacaggctggatccatgggctggagggcagggaggctctgcagggggatcaggacaggctggatccatgggctggagggcagggaggctctgcagagggatcaggacaggctggatccatgggctggagggcagggaggctctgcagagggatcaggacaggctggatccatgggctggagggcagggaggctctgcagagggatcgggacaggctggatccatgggctggagggcagggaggctctgcagagggatcaggacaggctggatccatggccaGGCCCAATGGGATGAGTtccacaaggccaagtgccagatcctgcacttgggtcacaacaaccccaggcAACGCTCCTGTGGGgatgcaccttgaatcctgggttgaGTTTTGgatccctcactccaagaaagaccttgaggggctggaatgtgtctggagaagggaacggagctggggaagggtctggagcccaggggctctgggagcagctgagggacctgtgGGGTttgttgtggagaagaggaggctgaggggagacctcatcactatctgcagctcctgggaaggaggttgtgatgaggtgggtgctgggctcttctcccaaggaacatgtgatgggatgagaggaaatggcctcgagttgtgccaggggagggttagattggatattggggaaAACTCCTTCCACATCCCCACCCCGCGGCGTCACCAGGGCTCGGTGTCACCGGTGCTGACGCCGCGCTGCTGCCCGCAGCTCACCAAGAACGGGACGGTGGAGTCGGAGGAGGCGGAGGGGCTGACGCTGGAGGATGTTTCGGACGACGACATCGACGTGGAGAACGTGGAAGTGGACGACTATTTCTTCCTGCAGCCATTACCAACCAAACGGCGCCGGGCTTTGCTTCGAGCCTCCGGCGTTCACCGCATCGACGCCgaggagaagcaggagctgCGCGCCATCCGCCTCTCGCGCGAGGAGTGCGGCTGCGACTGCCGCCTCTACTGCGACCCCGAGGCCTGCGCCTGCAGCCAGGCCGGCATCAAGTGCCAGGTGAGGTGGGAAAAGGCGATGCCGGCGCGGGAGCCGCCGTGCCCGGGGCTCGTCCTGGTGGGATCCGTGCTCTGCTCCTGCCCGGCTGCTCCTGGAGGGGCTGAAGTGCAGCTCCAGCTTGGTTTGGGGGCACCTTGGGTGGGAAGAACTTCCAACGACACCGATTCCTGCTGTCAGGCAACACAGGGGGAGTGGATTTTAGGCTCTGGGGAGGGATCTTTTGGGATCCTGGAGCTGCTTGTGGGTGGATTTTAGGGTTTATGGAGGGATCCCTGAGGattctggagctgctgggtggCTTTTAGGCTTTGGGGAGGGATCCTTTGGGATCCTTGAGCTGAGAAGGTGGATTTTAGGGCTTATGGAGAGATCCCTGGGGattctggagctgctgggtggATTTTAGGCTCTGAGGGATCCTTGGGGATCCTTGAGTTGACAAGGTGGATTTTTGGCTTTGGGGAGGGATCCTTTGggatccttgagctgctgggtGGATTTCAGGCTCTGAAGGATCCTTTGGGATCCTGGAGCTGCCAAGATGGATTTGAGGCTTTGGGGATGGATCCTTGGGGATTCTTTCACTGCTGGGTGGATTTTAGGCTTTGGGGAGGGATCCTTTGGGATCCTGGAGCTGCTTGTGGGTGGATTTTAGGGTTTATGGAGGGATCCTTGGGGATTCCGGAGCTGACAAGGTGGATTTTAGGCTTTGGGGAGGGATCCTTTGGGATCCTCGAGTTTCTGGGTGGATTTCAGGCTCTGAGGGATCCTTGGCGATTCTGGAGCTGCCAAGGTGGATTTTAGGCGCTGGGGAGAGATCCCTGGGGattctggagctgctgggtggATTTTAGGCTCTGAGGGATCCTTGGGGATCCTTGAGTTGACAAGGTGGATTTTTGGCTTTGGGGAGGGATCCTTTGGGATGCTTGAGCTGCTGGGTGGATTTCAGGCTCTGAAGGATCCTTCGGGATTCTGGAGCTGCCAAGGTGGATTTTAGGCActggggagggatctgtggggatccttgagctgctgggtGGATTTTAGGCTCTGAGGGATCCTTGGCGATTCCAGAGCTTGCCAAGGTGGATTTTAGGTGTTGGGGAGGGATCCTTTGGGATCCTTGAGCTGAGAACATGGATTTTAGGGTTTATGGAGAGATCCTTGGGGATTCTCTTGCTGCTGGGTGGATTTTAGGCTTTGggatccttgagctgctgggtGGATTTCAGGCTCTGAGGGATCCTTGGTGATTCCAGAGCTGCCAAGGTGAATTTTAGGCATGGGGAGAGATCCTGGGGGATCCTGGAGCTGAGAAGTTGGATTTTAGGCTTTGGGGGGAGGGATCCTTGGGGATCCTGGAGCTGCCACGTCTCCATCTCCCCACCAGGTCGATCGCATGTCCTTCCCGTGCGGCTGCTCGCGGGACGGCTGCGGGAACATGGCCGGTCGGATCGAATTCAATCCCATCCGGGTGCGGACTCACTACCTCCACACCATCATgaagctggagctggagaacaagcgcCAAGGCgggcgagcggcggcggcggccgaggAGGAGGCAGCGGCCGTCGCTCACGGCTCCGCCGGCGACTGGCTGGGGCCGCCGGCCGAAACGCAGGACTTCCAGGAATTCATGGCAGAGAACGAGACGGCCGTGATGCATCTGCAAACGGCCGAGGAGCTCGAGAGGCTGAAGGCTGAGGAAGACTCCAGCAACGCCTCCAGCGTGGAGAGCTTGGGCGTTTGCATCCTGGAGGAGCCCCTGGCCGTGCCGGACGGGCTGTGCCCGCCTCTGGCCGCCCCCATCCTCATCCAAGCGCAGTTACCTCCCGGCTCGTCTGTTCTCTGCTTCGCCGACGGCTCGGAGCCCGCGGCCTCGCCGAGCGCCCAACCCTACTTGAACGATGGCCCCGTGCTCTACTACCAGGTGGAGCCGCGGCCGGGCGCCAAGGCCGAGAGCGGCGCGGCACAACCGCCCGAGAAGGAGCCCGGCGGCCGAGCCGCCAAGGGGGAAGCATCCAAAAACCCTTCATCGTCACCGGAGACGGCGCCGGACTCCGAGGGCTGCCGAGCGGCCCCTGCTCCCCGCTGCCCCTGCGCCCCAGTCCCACCGGAGCCGGCGCCGGAGCGGGACCAGGAGCCGCTGGCCAGCGAGGAGCCCGTCCTGCCCGTGTGAGCCACGCCGGCCGCTCAGCGCTCCGTTATTTATTGCCAATGGCTTTTAGGGACCTGCAGCGGCCACCGGGGTTATTTAATGGGGCAGCGCGGGGGCTGCTTTGGACAGAGGCTCCCCCAGGAGTTCCTGCTCGCCCGGTTTGCCCGGCTTGGCCGATGCTGGTGGCCGCTGGTTGCCACACGCTGGACCTGGAGCCTCCTGCTTCCCGTGGCAGCTCCTTCCCGTCCTCCGTTCCCGGAGCTGCCcctggctgctgtgggagccCTCTCCACTCTTTGgtttttaagggaaaaagacctttttttcctcttttttcctttcctttactgAATGTTTACCGGGCCACGTCACACCCGGCGCCTCCGAGTGCAGCCCTGGCCCCTTCCCTCCGGCCACAGGAGCCGGGAGGGCTCGGGAAGGACCTGGAGCCGCCAGGGAGGCTCTCATTGCACAAAAGGCGAGAGCGCTGCTCACAAACTCTCCTAGGAATTTGGCAGGGGGAGGTTTAACCACCAGGATTGGAAAAGATGGAGCCCTTGGCCACCACGGCTTAGCCGTGAAGGAGAaccgtgtccgtctgtctgtccccacGCTCCATGCTGGCCTCGAGGAGCAGCTGCACAGGCCCCCAGCCGGGTGGGAAAAGCACTTTCCATGACTCCCCAGCCCCGGGATGGGATCCCAGTTTGTGCTGGGGGCAGCACGGCGcctctcccagctcccctttcctctcccagtgGCTTCAACCTCCGTCCTGGCTGGTGGAAGCATCTCCGCTGCCGTTCGTGATGAGCAAAGACGGGATTTTTaaggagaagcaggagaggagaggagcaaagagacCCCCCTGAGCTTCCTCGGCCCGAGGGTTCCATCCTACCCGGCTGCCGCCCTTGCTTCTCCTCGGAAAAcgagcctggagctgctcctgtGAGAATTGTCCCAGCTGGAGAGCAGTGAAACCAGGACAAAACCTGGGGGCTGAGCAGCGGATTTGGAACGCTTCGAggctcctctcctgctcccgCTGCTCCgaaggggtgggaaggggctgaAATCCCTGTGCTGCTCGAGCTGGGGCGGCTCCAGCCTTGCAAAGCGGCTCCTTCCCACGGGCCCGAGCCCAGCGAGGAGGCAGAGCCGAGGGGCAGGGGCAGCTTTCCAACGCAAGGGCTAAACCggggaggaaaaaagccttACCCCTCGCCGGCGGCTTCTCCGCGGCCCTTCCCGGTGGGAGCTGCCACCGCGCCAGCGCCGCTTTGGCCGTGGGGATTTTTCAGCTCCGAACCAGACCAACTCCGGGCTGCGAAACCGGAGCAAACAGCGACACTTGAATGGGGTAAAACTcctagggtttgggtttttcccctctttttttattttcagctggcTCTGcgctccctccccagctctgcgTCCTGGGTCTGGACTCGCGTGTGCCAGGAGAGGCGAAGCCGGAGGCTCTGCCAGGGGGTGCCAGAACGGACCCCGCGGTGCCGCC contains:
- the CSRNP2 gene encoding cysteine/serine-rich nuclear protein 2; this translates as MDAIASASLKRKFEDADVGSAGSNSDDEISNSDSADSCDSVNPASSSGFIPTSILKRQKQLRRKNVRFDQVTVYYFARRQGFTSVPSQGGSSLGMAPRHNSVRRYTLCEFAQEQEVNHREILREHLKEEKLHAKKMKLTKNGTVESEEAEGLTLEDVSDDDIDVENVEVDDYFFLQPLPTKRRRALLRASGVHRIDAEEKQELRAIRLSREECGCDCRLYCDPEACACSQAGIKCQVDRMSFPCGCSRDGCGNMAGRIEFNPIRVRTHYLHTIMKLELENKRQGGRAAAAAEEEAAAVAHGSAGDWLGPPAETQDFQEFMAENETAVMHLQTAEELERLKAEEDSSNASSVESLGVCILEEPLAVPDGLCPPLAAPILIQAQLPPGSSVLCFADGSEPAASPSAQPYLNDGPVLYYQVEPRPGAKAESGAAQPPEKEPGGRAAKGEASKNPSSSPETAPDSEGCRAAPAPRCPCAPVPPEPAPERDQEPLASEEPVLPV